The Silene latifolia isolate original U9 population chromosome 4, ASM4854445v1, whole genome shotgun sequence region TACAAGCTAGGGAGAATATTACAAGCATATGCCAATCACATCACATAATATACACCATAAAATTAGAGCTTATATTATACACCATTCCTTTATTTAGACTACTATTTAGCTATCACTTCATGTCTTCTATTATTGTCTTTTTATCACCTGTCGACAAACTtatgaaatgtcataaatcgctccgcataatcaaacatgcggcccaatcatcactgggtggttggtgggaggtgcagaaacgaggtgtctacaagtgGTCGccaactcggccgagtggtctccTACACACGGCCGAGTGGACTGCTTCgacccttgttttgttgatatttgaccaaatattgtgcatgtacccttatttcgcggtttacattagttgacttgtgttggATGACCATGATTGACTTTACATAGGTGATatgtgtgaattgtttacgtttgattatatGGTGTTGCATTTTGCAAGAATTAGAAATCGTTGATTCGACATGAATGGATTGATGACGGAAATAATGCGATAAACTTGTTTGATGTATGTTGATCGACGTGATTTTATTTGGTTGCGTAAAAGTAAGAGGAAATATGCAAATTATATGTTGCACAGTGATTATTtacatgattgtgattgtggtcttcCGTTGGAGCAGAAGTGTTGATGATAGACGGGAACGGATAtgaaaacacatgtgtgatcatgtggtggatttgacgcggtatatgcatGGCATGATGTTCGGAAACGGGAATGTTGAATATGGTTGAGTCACAttatgagtattttttttttttttgcaagaaaagcaaGCCATTTTATTCATCCATATAGAGAATAAAAGAGGCAAATCTTACAAAGTATAACCAATAATTTAGACACTTCTAAAAATTTAAATTCTCTACAATCTCATCCTCATATGTTGGGTGAGTAACATATAAGATTCTAATTCGAACTAAGTACTTGATTTTCTTGATTAAGTAGTCTATAGAGTGCTCCACCTCACTAAAAATGCGAGAATTTCGTTTTTCCCAAATACTATAAACTGTTGCATTTAGACAACCCATATACCATGAAGCTTTCCAATGTCTCCTCACTCTTCTTCCAGCTATCCAGCGTAGCTCAATTCTCATATCATTTGTTCGACCAGGCAAGTGCATCCAGTCCAACATTCATGTCCAGAGAGCTGCAGAATATGGGCATCTGAAGAACAGATGCCTGTGTGTTTCACAAGTAGCTTTACATAGTATGCAGCGGTTTATTATACAGATACCCTTGTGATTCAGCTTGTCAACTGTTGCTAGGCATCTCTGCATAGCCAAAACCATAAAGAAACTATGCTTTGGAAGTACAGCTCTGTGCCATACACCCTTTGTCCAAACCACAGAATTCTCTTTGTTTCTTAACTGATCATACACCAGATGAAGATGGAACTTACCATTCTTGACACAGCTAGAGAGATTTTCCTGTGCCTGGGAAATTCCACCAGATCGATTTATCAATTCATTTCTCACCTGAAGAATACTTCTCCAACTCTCAGAATGATAAGACTTTATTTGCATTGTCCAGAAATTTTCAGACTTAATGTTATAGACCCGGTTCCATTGAGACCATGTACTATCAGAGTGATGTTCAATTGCCCATAGCCATTTGCAGAGAACACTTTTGTTCCAAGCCAATACTTCATTTATGTTGAATCCCCCTCCTTGTGAGGAACACAACAAGAAGCCCAACTCTTCATTACCAATTTCCTTGTAGTTTCCTCATAATTCCAAAGGAAATTCCTACAGAATTTGGTAATAAGTTTAAGCACTCCTTTAGGAATCAAAAGAGTAGCACACCAGTATTGTTCAAGACCAAAAATTACAGTATTTATTAAACTAACTTTCCCAGCATAAGATAGCCTATGAGTTGCCCAATGAGTCAATGCACTCTGAATTTTATGAAGCAGGTCAGCAAACATGATCTTATTAAGCTTACCCTCATTAAGGGGAACTCCCAAATATCGAAATAGGAAAGTACCTTCAGCATATCCTGTGGTCCTGAGTATGGCTTGTTTGATTTCCTCTCTGATCCCTCCCATATAGATATTGGTTTTCTCAGGGTTTGCTTTCAGTCCAGACATCTGGGCAAAAATAGTCAAGGAGTCAGTAACTGCTTGAACAGAAGGAGTATCTCCTCTCACAAAAACAATTAGGTCATCTGCAAAGATCAGGTGGTTAAGACCAATTTTGCCACACTTTGGATGATATGTGACCTGAGCCTGACTATGAATACCTCTTAAAATCCTTGATAGCATCTTCATACTCATGACAAAAATGAATGGAGAAAGGGGATCACCATGTCTTAACCCACTAGCCCCCTTAAAAAAACCTGATATGGCTCCATTTATCTTCACACTATACCAAGGAGAGGTAATACAGCTCATTATCCAGTTTTGGAAATGAGAAGGAAAATTAAAAACCTTCAGCATTATGAGTAATTTTTGTATTAATTGATTGTTTCATAGAATCCGCATATTTGTGGTTGATGTGCATATATGTTAGTGTATGAGATTTGTTGTAATATAGATACAaagtaataatcgagttataccccacGATAGATAAGTATACATAACCAACATGAGTTGGGAGCTATTTATGAGATTATAGATTGGACCCGTGGGTTTGACCTGAcacttgacctttgggaggcttgtagatggGGCCTGGGGGGTTTATATCCATGGAATTATAAAAATATGAGATTTGATTATGGATTTGCAATGAGTAAGAGAGAGTGTTAAACCTAGAATATAGACATTTTGTGGAATTTGGTAATGAACCTTATGAGAACACATTATGAGGCTTGACAATTGAACTTCGGATGACGTTCTTTTTTAGGGGGAGTGGATGTAATAAttcggaaattaaggaaagagaaagtatGGAATATGAGGAATTAATGAGAGTTGAGAAAAGAACTTTGGGATAAGGGTGGTATTTAGAAAGAACGGTTGATAGACATGTGAGGCGAGAGAGAGTGAATGGGAATCGGTGATGAGACTTCAGGAATAATTGGGAAAAGAGAGAAtgaggcgaacttcggggacgaagttcattttaagggagcAAGATtttaataccccgtattttacaattatataaataatattatgtTGTATTTTATATGAATTATGTATGAGAcgggataataataataataataataataatagtaatagtaatagtaatagtaatagtaatagtaatagtaatagtaatagtaatagtaatagtaatagtaataagttgtaatgataataataataataagttgtaatgaaaataataataataatacgcaatACGATATACTATACATGTATATATACGTATACCACACTCACCTTATATATCCTCCACCCTACCTTATCCACCCCACCCTTATCCATttgtaatgtaacacccccatacacaaaggtgtcttaccaaggacCGCCCTAGTgtataaaggtgttaccatcccggttgcccgaggtaagtagatcaaataaacaataacagaACATTTATCAAATAACCTTTATACTTTACATAATAAACCAACGTGAGAAAAATTACAACAGATACAACTAGAAGAACTACTAGACATGAGTGACAGCGACATCTAtttcggtagcgtgatgactcgattcccttccatgtcccgcaagcatcaagactagctgtacctgctaaaccaactgcttgCCAtctccaaatggatcaccacagttttgaaaacacaacacggggtcagttcactgagtATTAAAGATAAGCAATATACAcgataacgataacaataattcCACAACCATTCATCATTCGCAATCATGTCTCATACACTACACACTTAATTAacactacacacttaagtgtgtagtcctggcAGATTACTGTCGCGAcagataatccacaccgccagtgggagaccgcagccttccccacctaagccccgttcaCCGCAAGGAGCAAACAACCCAtgttctttaatgtgcacatcccctattgtggcgggttccacaaggggcgaattaagggcgtgaagccactcccgtaagtaattccactcagccgaggacgcatcaCACCAACATAATCAATCCACCACAAATCCAACAATTAAGAATACAATTCAACAACATACTAATCATGCCAATTAAATCACAATCATCACATCTTAAATTAAttatgcaatcaactgagtaggaaaaccctaccttttcgctattCCATGAAAGTGCAACCAACAAacaagccaagcaagactccatgAAGAATCCTACAAGTAGCAACCACATGCTACTACTAGACTATTCAAGACCCACTGAAAGATAACGACGAAATACAAACTCACCTTGAGACGCAGACCGATGCCGACAACGGCGACCACCCGAATCGATAACATCAAGCATGAACCATCCCCCTTCTTGGGTTAGTGTCAAGGCCATGTGAGAGTGTAGGGTGATGAGGGAtaaatagagagagagagattaggattagaaagagaaaggaaccgtcgaaaatgaaatgaggtttacgatctcgcgtttataataacgcgttaacagacgtggtactcggtcgagtatagacatactcggccgagtaagccctactcggtcgagtattcacactactcggccgagtgaccttAACTAGGTCGAGCAACCAGTAAGGTTGGTCTCCTAACCTCTCCCATATCCCTTGCTACGGGTCTTCTTTGGTCAAAAGGTCAGCCAATgggtccttaaacagggcgggtattacagtcttccccccttaaaaaggaacttcgtccccgaagttcgccccaCACTTCCCAAACGACAAGATAAGGCATTCACGGAATCTCCAAATACTCACACGGCAACGAACACCAAGCAAATCTATGACGCGTACAAGATTAAGCTATTATCATTTCAACATGAAATCACTATACTATTACTGTATGCGATCATCAATCTATTTAAAAACAAGGTTGATATTATAAGCCAATTAAGCTATGGAGTGACGACTTACATATTTAAAAGCAACACATTACAAAAGTTTTGTGACAACTTAGAGATTCGAAAATAAAATAAGGTACGACATAGAATAAATTGTGTTACCTTGTTAGGATCTTTACCGCGATGTTATCTATCCCTCTTAAaaggaatttcgtccccgaagttcaccccaACCATAACGAAACTTGTATATGCTTAAAGAAACAATAATCATGGAACATATATCACGTTACTTGACAATTAAGACACGCCTGGAACGTAAGTAAAACAATGGTCATAGATATGCCATTTAGGAATAAACAACATGTAGCATCAACGGGGAAGGTGTAACTATACGCAATATTACTAGCACGATACCAACGTTATGTCATCCTCAAACTCAACCATTATATCGTTACCGGCTCAAACCCAAGTCAAACGATATTCCACCATCATATAAGCCGTGTTTGTACCATTCATGACTCATGCCGTTACTGGACACTCAAGGATGCACATATAATAAAACAAATACTAAAGTTTATTGTACTACAATTTTAAACAACAACAAATGCAACgtccagatactcgatcgagaatcgaagagtactcggttgagtaagcgatactcggccgagtatcagcTTGCTCGGCCAAATTTTGGAGTCCAGAACCCGAATTCGGCAATTCATGTCTATAACATCAATACTTTATCCTGCAAAACACACTAGATGTCTACCATCAACTCAAGCTTCACGGTCTAGATGACTTAATAGCAATATAGAAAAACAAGTAGTGGCCTTATGGCCGATTACAAGCACCCGAAAATAAAAGAAGTACGATAAAAGTTCAACAAATATCCGACAACAAGTCTAGAAAATAAACGGAGCTCAAATGTCCgcatcctcctccatctcctctcCACCTCCGGCATCAGATGTCCCTACTCCCTGATGAGCTCCAAATGAGTAGCCTCCACCGCCCGCCGGTCCACCTCCCCGCCTTGCCTAGCTGactgccgtagttggctccccatggtcctgcgaggcagccaaactcggtctccgTCGGTGGTCTCCAAATGTTGGGGTCCACCACATAACTATAGAACACCCCGGTGTCAACCAcaggtcctctccaccaaaccgGCTGTGCCAAGTCCTTCCCTATACCCTGGTTGTAAGCCATCTCCTTCATGTTCCGTAGCACCAAGGTAGTAGAGATTCACTCAGTCAGCTCACTAACCTGCATGCTAGGGTCGTGAACGATGGGGTGGGGAGAGTACTGCGATAGGTAAAAGCTAGGTGCAGAAAAGGAAGGCTTGGTCTCAGTCTCAGCCTCTCTAGCCACTCTCCCTCTATGGTGCTCGCGGGGTGGGGGAACGATCGCCTGCTTCTCTGAAGTGGAGATCGGCTCGGGCATGTCTAGCAGAATGGTGGGGTCGATCAAGTAAGACTGAGGGCCAGGTCTATGCCCGCCACTCCCCGGGTCATACTCCGCTAGGTGGTCTACCACTGGTAGGTTCTCGGGATCGGGGAGCACCATCTACAAAGACCCCCTCACCCTCCAAGTTAAAGACCCATCATCTAACCTCCTAAGCCACTTAATGTGGCACCAATACTTCTCGTCTATGGTAGGAGCAAACTCGAACAATCCAGTCCCCGACGCAGGTAGGGCCTCAAAATCAGTCAATCTATGAGCCAAGCGGGTCACTATAGTTCCACAAGTAAGGTAACGGCTCGAAGACCGTGCCATAAGAGCCAAGCTGGAGCATACAACCCCGGGAGCACTATAGTAAAAAGGTTTCCCCCGACGAGGGTTAAGATAGGAcatcaacaacattacctcaTGGGTGTTCATCTTGCTCACGTCATCCCTCCCAAACAGCAGACAAGTCATCATCCTAAAGAACATACGGAGTgacacatgttgaacatcattaatcaacatggcactcgCACTAGGGATAGGTCTCCTGTTCAGATAGGGTAGATAGTGAGGTGCCCCACTATTTTTTGCAACATCCCTCAGGTACCCCTTTTTTTCAGTCTCCAGCCCAACGTGGTTAGCAAACTCATCGAGTGTAAGGTTATAGTCATCGTTCATAAGGCGAAAGGAAACGATTTTATCATCTACATCATAgacaaaagagctcaaaaactccaaggtaaggtATGGATAGGACTTCTTTCGAAGATGCTATAGCCCCTCCATTTCCAATATCTCAAATATGTGAGAGATATCCTCTTCCACCCCCAAGGTCACCAAAATATCGGGGTCCAAACAACGAGTCGGCCTCATGGTCCGACCCATTAAGGCCACAAAAGCAGCTCGTTGCTTAAAATCAGAGAAGATTACCGATGGATAATCGTCCACCAGGGGAACAAGAGGTTCTTGGCTAGATTGACCAGTTTCCATGTTGGCATTAGCGCGAGTCCGTTTCTTAGCTGGGGCTTTTGATTTCGGCATGCTGCAAAAAGAGAAGTTCAACAAGGATTTTCCGGAAATTTTGCCATGGTAAGGACTATTTTGCAGCTTgtacacttttaagacggaggtttaagacggatttttctctCAAAAGACGTGACATACTAACCAATTAAGGCATTGTTACCATCAACTAACTCATAAGGAACATCCTAAAAGCAATCTAGGTGGCTAAAAATCAAAGTTTTGAGGCAAACCTTAGAAAATTTTCAACATTAAATCGATGATTTTGAGCATAAAAACCGTTTTTGAGCATAAATAAGTCGATGTTTAAGAGcaaatataaccaaaatatcACTATAGAAGTATAAAACTTTGGAATAAAAGAGTAAAATTTCAGATTTTGGGCAAGTATTCCATTGATTGAATTAAAAGCAAGGAAGGTTGATTAGATACATTACCTTAGTTGAAGATTGATTAGATTGAACAAAGCAAGAGTGAAATCCAAAAGCAAATTCAACCAAAAATCACCCAAGTGTTTTTGAGAGAGAAATTTTGAAGAGTTTTTGTATAAAAGTGAAGTTGTTAGTAGGGGTGTTCACCGGTTcaaaaccggaccggaccagACCGAACCGGTTTGGACCGCAGACCGGATTGCTTGAAAATCAAAGACCGGAGACCGGACCTGCCAAGATGAGATCGAACCTGGACCGGACCGGATTTATGGTCCAAAAACCCAAACCGGACCACTTGGACCTGATGGTTAATAACACGTTCTTCTTCAATCCAGTTGTGCTGTTAAAGTGGAATTTGATGATTCATTTTCTTAACCCATACTGATTATTATACTGCGTAATTATACTGCGCAAGTTCATAGCCAAACCAATTAGAACGACAAAGCATTTAAAAAACCGGAAACAAATTGCAATCAAAGATGAAATCTGCCCATTAAATTAACACATGTACATAAATTGTGCCTCTTAAAATAAGAAAATATCTAATAAATCTAATTTAATAAGTTCTTCAAGAGATAAAAAGTGAAGCTTGGCAAATTATATGCATAAAAGCTCTGGATCCGTGCCTATGAATAACTTGCTACGGTAACTTGTCGACCACCGTCATGTAAATTAAGGGCTTGTCAAGAATAAATCCGATGTTCATCCCTTCAACTTTTCTTTTGGAGGACATCGCCAATGGAGCTTTTTTTTAGATGGGGAAGTTATATGTAAGAGAAATAATGAGAAATATAAAATACTTGAAATAGAAGGATATACACAAAATGGTGTTTTCTTTACTTGAAAGGGCAAAATAAAGTGTCAAAGAAAAATAAGATGTGAGACTAATGGGAGGAAAAGAAATGGAGGTAGAATGAACAAGATTTATAGgaaaaaaataaatatattaaacccTAAGTTCATCCACCGCCTCCCATATTCTTGTACATTTTTCAATGGGcctttataatttatttaatgtaGCAGCAATTTCCCAAAACCACTGTGACTATTTGTACTTTCGAGACATGTGTATAAGAAGTCTGACTCATGCGTTTCAGATTTCTTACTATTATGCAGGTCTACCGGTTTGACCGGTTTTTTCCGGGTCTGGACCGGACCGACCCGTAGACCGGACAAGGCAAATTCGTGAACCCGGAGACCGGACCGGTAGGGGTTAGGTTCGGTCCGGTCTGGACCGGTCGGTCCATTTCGGTCCGGTTTACCGGTCTAGACCACTTTTTGAACAGCCCTAGTTGTGAGGCGGAAATAAGAGTTGAATGGGTTATAGGGTTTTCCGGAAATAACCGAGCTGGACCGCGATtttggggtactcggccgagtgctgggattactcggtcgagtatccgaTCTACTCGGTCGATTACACAGAGATCAGTAGCTGGTT contains the following coding sequences:
- the LOC141651438 gene encoding uncharacterized protein LOC141651438, which gives rise to MVLPDPENLPVVDHLAEYDPGSGGHRPGPQSYLIDPTILLDMPEPISTSEKQAIVPPPREHHRGRVAREAETETKPSFSAPSFYLSQYSPHPIVHDPSMQVFNFPSHFQNWIMSCITSPWYSVKINGAISGFFKGASGLRHGDPLSPFIFVMSMKMLSRILRGIHSQAQVTYHPKCGKIGLNHLIFADDLIVFVRGDTPSVQAVTDSLTIFAQMSGLKANPEKTNIYMGGIREEIKQAILRTTGYAEGTFLFRYLGVPLNEGKLNKIMFADLLHKIQSALTHWATHRLSYAGKEIGNEELGFLLCSSQGGGFNINEVLAWNKSVLCKWLWAIEHHSDSTWSQWNRVYNIKSENFWTMQIKSYHSESWRSILQVRNELINRSGGISQAQENLSSCVKNGKFHLHLVYDQLRNKENSVVWTKGVWHRAVLPKHSFFMVLAMQRCLATVDKLNHKGICIINRCILCKATCETHRHLFFRCPYSAALWT